A genomic stretch from Kribbella amoyensis includes:
- a CDS encoding zinc-dependent alcohol dehydrogenase family protein translates to MRAVVVEGFGVLPSVREVAVPRVAAGGVLVRVEATGLCRSDWHGWQGHDSDIVLPHVPGHELAGTIAAVGEGVTGWEIGERVTTPFICACGTCEQCRAGNHQVCPDQLQPGFNYWGSFAEYVALPFAEVNLIRLPDGLSFDTAAGLGCRFATSFRAIRQVGRVQADENVVIFGCGGVGLSAVMIAAALGARVVAVDTNPEALALARAYGATDTVQAGTDVVAAIKDLTNGGADVTMDALGANSVVQQALLSLRPRGRHLQVGLLPSGVQLDVSRLIGQELEWLGSHGMAAHAYPEMLDLVADGTLRPAELITRTITLDEVPAALDALTAGTPAGVTVIHP, encoded by the coding sequence ATGCGTGCTGTGGTGGTTGAGGGGTTCGGGGTGCTGCCTTCGGTTCGGGAGGTGGCGGTACCGCGGGTTGCGGCTGGTGGGGTTCTGGTGCGGGTCGAGGCGACCGGGTTGTGCCGGAGTGATTGGCATGGGTGGCAGGGGCACGACTCGGACATCGTGCTGCCGCATGTTCCTGGGCATGAGCTGGCGGGGACGATCGCGGCGGTCGGGGAGGGTGTCACCGGTTGGGAGATCGGCGAGCGGGTGACGACCCCGTTCATCTGTGCCTGTGGGACGTGCGAGCAGTGCCGGGCGGGGAATCACCAGGTCTGTCCCGACCAGTTGCAGCCCGGGTTCAACTACTGGGGTTCCTTCGCGGAGTACGTCGCGTTGCCGTTCGCCGAGGTGAACCTGATCCGGTTGCCGGACGGGTTGTCGTTCGACACCGCGGCCGGGCTCGGCTGCAGGTTCGCCACGTCCTTCCGGGCGATCCGCCAGGTCGGCCGGGTCCAGGCGGACGAGAACGTGGTGATCTTCGGGTGTGGTGGCGTCGGGCTCTCCGCCGTCATGATCGCGGCCGCACTCGGCGCCCGGGTTGTTGCCGTTGACACCAATCCGGAGGCGCTCGCGCTGGCCAGGGCGTACGGCGCGACCGACACGGTGCAGGCGGGTACCGACGTGGTGGCCGCGATCAAGGACCTGACCAACGGCGGGGCGGACGTGACGATGGACGCGCTCGGGGCGAATTCCGTGGTCCAGCAGGCGTTGCTCTCCTTGCGGCCGCGCGGGCGGCATCTGCAGGTCGGGTTGCTGCCGTCCGGGGTTCAGCTCGACGTGTCGCGGCTGATCGGGCAGGAGCTGGAGTGGCTCGGGAGTCACGGGATGGCCGCGCACGCGTACCCGGAGATGCTCGACCTGGTCGCGGACGGCACGTTGCGCCCGGCCGAGCTGATCACCCGGACGATCACCCTCGACGAGGTCCCGGCCGCCCTGGACGCGCTGACGGCCGGTACTCCAGCGGGCGTCACGGTCATTCACCCCTGA
- a CDS encoding L-histidine N(alpha)-methyltransferase — MTEPVPVIRKLEQALLDDDFAWSLVLTGEDQTDKLATLTGDLRGPVSTTGDGKQITSGFSYWGIGPTIAWANATNDPFYLVMKAGTESFLRHWRKMRPHITKGGFHLVSLGIGTGVKDRTILEDMLRSNPDMYYVPVDMSSEMLRLGTGEPVRTARFPRSQMLPVQLDFSIADNLGELGQMLGRLVGEEPLLYTLTGNTLANFDDDEELLQLITDVLRPQDRLLLEVASTTSLDQETAEAAADEYHQTRAFAEFVTSTLRYNTDLKIDNERVKFIGEVEDEDALLVKILWQNDTDEEIRMGLPDHTEVVLPVGDTIRLYTTRKYSSQRLERLTGACKLVPVEVIESQFRHTRRPSPFGLELLLLKPGAPTAASGGSLADDIWSQ, encoded by the coding sequence GTGACCGAGCCGGTACCTGTGATCCGCAAACTCGAGCAGGCGTTGCTGGACGACGACTTCGCCTGGTCGCTGGTGCTGACCGGCGAGGACCAGACCGACAAGCTGGCCACACTGACCGGCGACCTGCGCGGACCGGTCTCCACCACCGGCGACGGCAAGCAGATCACCTCCGGCTTCTCCTACTGGGGGATCGGTCCGACGATCGCCTGGGCCAACGCGACCAACGACCCGTTCTACCTGGTGATGAAGGCCGGGACCGAGTCGTTCCTACGGCACTGGCGCAAGATGCGGCCGCACATCACCAAGGGCGGCTTCCACCTGGTCAGCCTCGGCATCGGGACCGGCGTCAAGGACCGGACGATCCTCGAGGACATGCTCCGCAGCAACCCGGACATGTACTACGTGCCGGTCGACATGAGCTCCGAGATGCTCCGGCTCGGCACGGGCGAGCCGGTCCGCACCGCCCGGTTCCCGCGGTCCCAGATGCTGCCGGTCCAGCTGGACTTCTCCATCGCCGACAACCTCGGCGAGCTCGGCCAGATGCTCGGCCGGCTGGTCGGCGAGGAGCCGCTGCTCTACACCCTGACCGGCAACACGCTGGCCAACTTCGACGACGACGAGGAACTGCTCCAGCTGATCACCGACGTGCTGCGCCCGCAGGACCGGCTGCTGCTGGAGGTGGCGAGCACGACGTCGCTGGACCAGGAGACCGCCGAGGCGGCCGCCGACGAGTACCACCAGACCCGGGCGTTCGCCGAGTTCGTCACCAGCACCCTGCGGTACAACACGGATCTGAAGATCGACAACGAGCGGGTCAAGTTCATCGGCGAGGTCGAGGACGAGGACGCGCTGCTGGTGAAGATCCTCTGGCAGAACGACACCGACGAGGAGATCCGGATGGGGCTGCCGGATCACACCGAGGTGGTGCTGCCGGTCGGCGACACGATCCGCCTGTACACGACCCGGAAGTACTCCTCGCAGCGGCTCGAGCGGCTCACCGGTGCGTGCAAGCTGGTCCCGGTCGAGGTGATCGAGTCCCAGTTCCGGCACACCCGCCGGCCGAGTCCGTTCGGCCTCGAACTGCTGCTGCTCAAGCCGGGCGCGCCCACCGCGGCGAGCGGCGGTTCCCTGGCCGACGACATCTGGTCGCAGTAG
- a CDS encoding cold-shock protein encodes MVRGTVKWFNADKGYGFLTADGQDDVFVHWSKIVSDGYKTLEDGQQVEFEVVDGPKGREADAVRAL; translated from the coding sequence ATGGTGCGCGGCACCGTGAAGTGGTTCAACGCGGACAAGGGCTACGGCTTCCTGACCGCCGACGGACAGGACGACGTCTTCGTCCACTGGTCCAAGATCGTGTCCGACGGCTACAAGACCCTGGAGGACGGCCAGCAGGTCGAGTTCGAGGTCGTCGACGGTCCGAAGGGCCGCGAGGCCGACGCCGTCCGCGCGCTCTGA
- a CDS encoding MFS transporter — MTGNSWLSLTVVCVAQFVVVLDATIVTTALPAIGRDLGFAPAALTWVVTAYTIVLAGLLILGGRIADLAGSRRLFRIGLFVFTTASLGCALAWSPGALIGARLVQGAGAALLSPAALAVLTELMPPQSRRKALGWWTAAAAGGGASGWLLGGVVTELAGWRWVFAVNVPIGVAGLLAAFAVMPGRGAVLARRPLDVPGAAAATTGIAVLTLALAQLAAAPAHWSGWTLLTASLIAFTWFVRVERRAARPLIPGRLIRTPGVVVGNVTAAALTGSTSPATITVTLYVQQTLHLSPARAALLYPAFNLAVIGGSLLSGRAADAVRPLLLAGFGGIVGGIVLLLALPADGVPVALLLSAFVAMGTGLGVASVASTTAGTAAVPEADRGVAAGLLNSTAQLGTALGLAVATPLVASTAPMTGYRLGFAVAGLVALAGAVGACSGQVRARLGLLPARSATGQPEGSE, encoded by the coding sequence TTGACCGGAAACAGCTGGCTGTCGCTCACTGTCGTCTGCGTGGCTCAGTTCGTCGTCGTCCTCGACGCGACGATCGTCACCACCGCGCTGCCCGCGATCGGGCGGGACCTCGGGTTCGCGCCGGCCGCGCTGACCTGGGTGGTGACGGCGTACACGATCGTCCTGGCCGGCCTGCTGATCCTTGGTGGCCGGATCGCCGACCTGGCCGGCTCCCGGCGCTTGTTCCGGATCGGTCTGTTCGTTTTCACCACGGCATCGCTGGGCTGCGCGCTCGCCTGGTCGCCAGGTGCCTTGATCGGCGCCCGGTTGGTCCAGGGAGCCGGGGCTGCCCTGCTCTCCCCCGCTGCGCTCGCCGTCCTCACCGAGCTGATGCCGCCGCAGTCCCGGCGCAAGGCGCTCGGCTGGTGGACGGCGGCCGCCGCGGGTGGTGGCGCCAGCGGCTGGCTGCTCGGCGGCGTCGTCACCGAGCTGGCCGGCTGGCGTTGGGTCTTCGCCGTCAACGTGCCGATCGGCGTCGCCGGCTTGCTGGCCGCGTTCGCGGTGATGCCCGGCCGTGGCGCCGTACTGGCCCGACGCCCGCTTGACGTCCCCGGAGCCGCGGCGGCCACCACCGGCATCGCAGTACTCACGCTGGCTCTGGCCCAGCTGGCCGCAGCGCCGGCGCACTGGTCCGGATGGACCCTCCTGACAGCCTCGCTGATCGCGTTCACCTGGTTCGTCCGGGTCGAACGGCGGGCCGCCCGGCCCCTGATCCCTGGCCGGCTGATTCGTACACCGGGTGTCGTCGTGGGCAACGTGACCGCGGCTGCTCTGACCGGCTCCACCTCGCCCGCGACGATCACGGTCACCCTGTACGTCCAACAGACCCTGCACCTGTCTCCAGCGCGAGCGGCACTGCTCTATCCGGCGTTCAACCTCGCCGTCATCGGCGGATCCCTGCTGTCCGGGCGTGCGGCTGACGCGGTACGGCCGTTGTTGCTCGCCGGCTTCGGCGGGATCGTCGGTGGGATCGTCCTGCTGCTCGCGTTGCCCGCGGACGGCGTACCGGTGGCGCTGCTGCTGTCAGCGTTCGTGGCCATGGGCACCGGACTCGGGGTGGCGTCGGTGGCGTCCACGACCGCCGGGACGGCAGCGGTTCCCGAGGCCGACCGCGGGGTGGCCGCCGGGCTGCTCAACTCGACCGCACAGCTCGGTACCGCGCTCGGCCTGGCCGTCGCGACCCCGCTCGTCGCGTCGACCGCGCCGATGACGGGCTACCGCCTCGGCTTCGCGGTCGCGGGACTGGTCGCGCTGGCCGGGGCCGTCGGCGCCTGCTCCGGGCAGGTCAGGGCTCGGCTAGGCTTGTTGCCCGCTCGGTCAGCGACCGGGCAACCGGAGGGGTCCGAGTGA
- a CDS encoding CGNR zinc finger domain-containing protein, with amino-acid sequence METVQAAALPDGIRELPIVAGDLALDFANTVDDPLGPLRHDHVADYRGLLVWARRTGVLTEGGELLRSAEANRRGAATVVRRAESLRTAINLTFGALVDGVPPDEGWRQLRPFVTDAIGQARIQDGRPGWEYTELAAPLWPVAHAAYELLTGDERRRIKRCAGCPWLFLDQSKNNSRRWCSMEICGLNEKMRRYTTRRAERRLR; translated from the coding sequence ATGGAAACAGTGCAGGCTGCGGCCCTCCCGGACGGCATCCGCGAGCTGCCGATCGTCGCCGGTGACCTCGCGCTCGACTTCGCGAACACGGTGGACGACCCGCTCGGTCCGCTCCGGCACGACCACGTGGCCGACTATCGCGGTCTGCTGGTCTGGGCCCGACGGACCGGCGTCCTCACCGAGGGTGGCGAGCTGCTCCGCTCCGCCGAAGCGAACCGGCGCGGCGCCGCGACCGTCGTACGCCGGGCCGAATCGTTGCGTACGGCAATCAACCTGACTTTCGGGGCGCTGGTTGACGGGGTGCCGCCGGACGAGGGCTGGCGGCAGTTGCGGCCGTTCGTCACCGACGCGATCGGCCAGGCTCGCATCCAGGATGGGCGGCCGGGGTGGGAGTACACCGAGCTGGCCGCGCCGTTGTGGCCGGTGGCGCATGCGGCGTACGAGCTGCTGACCGGGGACGAGCGCCGGCGCATCAAGCGTTGCGCCGGCTGCCCGTGGTTGTTCCTCGACCAGTCCAAGAACAACAGCCGCCGCTGGTGCTCGATGGAGATCTGCGGCCTCAACGAGAAGATGCGCCGCTACACCACCCGCCGCGCCGAGCGCCGGCTGCGCTGA
- a CDS encoding Cmx/CmrA family chloramphenicol efflux MFS transporter, which produces MPFVLYLLGLAVFAQATSEFMLSGLGPAIAADLGVSVPTAGWLTSGFAVGMVIGAPVLALLGDRWPRRRTLLVTLSVFLVVHVVGALTDSFGVLLATRVVAALANAGFLAVGLATATSLVAADLKGRAATILLGGTTLACVAGVPGGALLGQYLGWRAAFWAVALISLPAVIAIFVSVPGRTTGPAATRLRFTPRLGVLLLLGALVNGATFCSFTYLAPVFTDVAGLAERWVPLLLALFGLGAFAGVLLAGRYADRRPLALLGPAGIALLLGWTTFALTAAVPATVALVFVQGTLSFAAGSALITLALYAAADSPVLAGGLATASLNVGAALGPLLGGVTITAIGYDGPLWASAALVGGALVIAGIAMTVQRSRRSARRVV; this is translated from the coding sequence GTGCCTTTCGTGCTTTATCTGCTGGGGCTCGCCGTGTTCGCGCAGGCGACCTCGGAGTTCATGTTGTCCGGGCTCGGACCGGCCATCGCGGCCGACCTCGGCGTCTCGGTCCCGACAGCCGGCTGGCTGACCTCGGGGTTCGCGGTCGGGATGGTGATCGGCGCGCCCGTCCTGGCGTTGCTCGGCGATCGCTGGCCGAGGCGGCGGACCCTGCTCGTCACGTTGTCGGTCTTCCTCGTCGTCCACGTCGTCGGTGCGCTGACCGACAGCTTCGGCGTACTGCTCGCCACGCGGGTGGTGGCGGCGCTGGCCAACGCGGGATTCCTCGCCGTCGGCCTGGCGACCGCGACCAGCCTGGTGGCGGCCGATCTCAAGGGACGCGCCGCGACGATCCTGCTCGGCGGGACCACGCTGGCCTGCGTGGCCGGCGTTCCTGGTGGGGCGTTGCTGGGTCAGTACCTCGGTTGGCGGGCCGCGTTCTGGGCCGTCGCGCTGATCTCGCTGCCCGCCGTGATCGCCATCTTCGTGTCGGTCCCCGGCCGGACCACGGGACCGGCGGCGACCCGGCTGCGGTTCACCCCACGGCTCGGCGTACTGCTCCTGCTCGGTGCCCTGGTCAACGGGGCGACGTTCTGCTCGTTCACGTACCTCGCGCCCGTCTTCACCGACGTCGCCGGCCTGGCCGAGCGCTGGGTACCGTTGCTGCTGGCCCTTTTCGGGCTGGGCGCCTTCGCCGGGGTCCTGCTGGCCGGCCGGTACGCCGACCGCCGTCCACTGGCGTTGCTCGGGCCGGCCGGGATCGCGCTGCTGCTCGGCTGGACCACGTTCGCACTGACCGCCGCGGTACCGGCCACGGTCGCTCTCGTCTTCGTCCAGGGCACCCTGTCGTTCGCCGCCGGGTCGGCACTGATCACGCTCGCCCTGTACGCAGCAGCCGATTCGCCTGTCCTCGCGGGCGGCCTGGCCACGGCATCTCTCAACGTCGGAGCCGCCCTCGGACCCCTGCTCGGCGGCGTCACGATCACCGCCATCGGGTACGACGGACCCCTCTGGGCCAGCGCCGCCCTGGTCGGCGGAGCATTGGTGATCGCGGGGATCGCGATGACCGTTCAGCGCAGCCGGCGCTCGGCGCGGCGGGTGGTGTAG
- a CDS encoding PspC domain-containing protein has product MEQNQRGFDRDQLRDVQSWRRSRSDRMVAGVCGGIGRALNIDPVLVRVVMGVLIVSGPGLLFYAAAWLLMPDEGSDRSAAQGLLGDRVRPDHPWLWPGVIGACVFLAIALMSSFNFGKLVPGPIIVLGLLWLFVFRRKGKGPNWSHGGLHWTGRNEQRPQDTPQQWTPPAAGTTPTAAAQSAAPRSGPSAPLAGPSSSATQRPQDRTVEPVQPVWTEDDPLGLYVDEPPAAPPTAKPAAAKPPVKGYRGVKPAIVALTGLALGIAWLAQASTAMILAIGLVTLGAGMLIGGFLGKTLGLLPLGILLAVGVAVATVFPKMPRDFEDTNFTAPATHRVTATNTTYQFDAGSVQLDLTQATFDPGAKIAINGGLGEVRIKLPANVDVTGTVAANAGEVNGFGQHKGGHEATMALSDLGKDGKPGPSAVAIDVDMDLGSITVERG; this is encoded by the coding sequence ATGGAGCAGAACCAGCGCGGATTCGATCGCGACCAGTTGCGGGACGTGCAGAGCTGGCGCCGGAGCCGGTCCGACCGGATGGTGGCCGGCGTGTGCGGCGGGATCGGCCGTGCGCTGAACATCGACCCGGTGCTGGTCCGCGTGGTGATGGGCGTGCTCATCGTCAGCGGTCCGGGGCTGCTCTTCTACGCGGCCGCGTGGCTGCTGATGCCGGACGAGGGCAGCGACCGCTCCGCCGCCCAGGGCCTGCTCGGCGACCGGGTCCGCCCGGATCACCCGTGGCTGTGGCCGGGCGTGATCGGCGCCTGCGTGTTCCTGGCGATCGCGCTGATGTCGTCGTTCAACTTCGGCAAGCTGGTCCCCGGCCCGATCATCGTGCTCGGCCTGCTCTGGCTGTTCGTGTTCCGCCGCAAGGGCAAGGGGCCGAACTGGTCCCACGGAGGCCTGCACTGGACCGGCCGGAACGAGCAGCGCCCGCAGGACACCCCGCAGCAATGGACGCCCCCTGCCGCCGGCACGACTCCCACCGCGGCCGCGCAGAGCGCCGCGCCCCGTAGCGGCCCGTCAGCTCCCCTGGCGGGTCCGTCGTCCTCGGCCACACAGCGCCCCCAGGACCGCACCGTCGAACCGGTCCAGCCTGTGTGGACCGAGGACGACCCCCTCGGCCTGTACGTCGACGAGCCGCCCGCCGCACCGCCCACCGCCAAGCCGGCGGCGGCCAAGCCACCGGTCAAGGGGTACCGCGGGGTGAAGCCGGCGATCGTCGCGCTGACCGGACTCGCGCTCGGGATCGCCTGGCTGGCCCAGGCGTCGACAGCGATGATCCTGGCGATCGGCCTGGTCACCCTCGGCGCGGGCATGCTGATCGGCGGGTTCCTCGGCAAGACCCTCGGCCTGCTCCCGCTCGGCATCCTGCTCGCGGTCGGCGTGGCGGTGGCCACCGTCTTCCCGAAGATGCCGCGCGACTTCGAGGACACCAACTTCACCGCGCCCGCGACGCACCGGGTCACCGCGACCAACACGACGTACCAGTTCGACGCGGGCTCGGTGCAGCTCGACCTGACCCAGGCGACGTTCGACCCGGGCGCCAAGATCGCGATCAACGGCGGACTCGGCGAGGTCCGGATCAAACTGCCGGCGAACGTCGACGTCACCGGTACCGTGGCCGCGAACGCCGGTGAGGTGAACGGTTTCGGCCAGCACAAGGGCGGGCACGAGGCGACCATGGCCCTGTCCGACCTGGGCAAGGACGGCAAGCCGGGCCCGTCGGCGGTCGCCATCGACGTGGACATGGACCTCGGCAGCATCACAGTGGAGCGCGGATGA
- a CDS encoding ATP-binding protein encodes MRRAYRRAEGRVVAGVAGGIADHLGVSDTIVRLVFIAATVFGGFGVLIYAALWFLMPLAAPTVPVAPGLAAATRNNLRTDQPPPMTESKARRREKNRGQVTALVVVGVGLLLVLQFAGLGIAGKMFWPLVFAGTGLALIWRQADESQKVAWTNKAPTLGVLFGKGGVKSIIRVLIGLGLIGTAVTVFLVQNNRMSMVGDVLIGLLLAVVGLGLIAGPWVHRLTRDLNAERSERVRSQERADMAAHLHDSVLQTLALIQKQANDPRAVVRLARSQERDLRSWLYDEDDNADQTLSGAAKRAAAEVEDSHGVPVEVVTVGDCDLTEPLSAMVRAARESMVNAAKHSGADKIDVFVEVDGDRAEMFVRDRGKGFDTDGVPEDRLGLRHSVMGRMERHGGRATVRSSPESGTEVRLEMDR; translated from the coding sequence GTGCGGCGGGCCTATCGGCGGGCCGAGGGGCGGGTGGTCGCGGGGGTGGCCGGCGGGATCGCCGATCACCTCGGGGTGTCCGACACCATCGTCCGGCTGGTCTTCATCGCCGCGACCGTGTTCGGCGGGTTCGGCGTCCTGATCTACGCCGCGCTCTGGTTCCTGATGCCGCTGGCCGCGCCGACGGTGCCGGTCGCGCCGGGACTGGCCGCGGCGACCCGGAACAACCTGCGTACCGACCAGCCGCCGCCGATGACCGAGAGCAAGGCCCGCCGCCGGGAGAAGAACCGCGGCCAGGTCACTGCGCTCGTCGTGGTCGGGGTCGGGCTGCTGCTCGTCCTTCAGTTCGCCGGTCTCGGGATCGCCGGGAAGATGTTCTGGCCGCTGGTGTTCGCCGGGACCGGCCTCGCGCTGATCTGGCGACAGGCCGACGAGAGCCAGAAGGTCGCCTGGACGAACAAGGCACCGACGCTCGGCGTGCTGTTCGGCAAGGGTGGCGTCAAGTCGATCATCCGGGTCCTGATCGGGCTCGGCCTGATCGGCACCGCGGTGACCGTGTTCCTGGTCCAGAACAACCGGATGTCGATGGTCGGCGACGTCCTCATCGGCCTGCTGCTCGCCGTCGTCGGACTCGGCCTGATCGCCGGCCCGTGGGTCCATCGCCTGACCCGGGACCTGAACGCCGAGCGCTCCGAGCGGGTCCGTTCGCAGGAGCGCGCCGACATGGCGGCGCACCTGCACGACTCGGTCCTGCAGACGCTGGCGCTGATCCAGAAGCAGGCGAACGACCCGCGCGCCGTGGTCCGGCTGGCCCGGTCCCAGGAGCGTGACCTGCGATCCTGGTTGTACGACGAGGACGACAACGCGGACCAGACCCTGTCCGGCGCGGCGAAGCGGGCCGCGGCCGAGGTGGAGGACTCGCACGGTGTACCGGTCGAGGTGGTGACGGTCGGGGACTGTGACCTGACCGAGCCGCTGTCGGCGATGGTCCGGGCCGCCCGGGAGTCGATGGTGAACGCGGCCAAGCACTCCGGGGCGGACAAGATCGACGTGTTCGTCGAGGTGGACGGCGACCGGGCGGAGATGTTCGTCCGGGACCGTGGCAAGGGATTCGACACCGACGGCGTGCCGGAGGACCGGCTCGGCCTGCGGCACAGTGTGATGGGCAGGATGGAACGGCACGGCGGCCGCGCGACGGTGCGGTCGAGCCCGGAGTCAGGGACCGAAGTGCGACTGGAGATGGACAGATGA
- a CDS encoding response regulator produces the protein MTQRRVVVVDDHDMFRAGVRSEIGAAVEIVGEGSDVDTAVKAIVTTEPDVVLLDVHLPGGGGTEVMKQVHQRHPEVKFLALSVSDAAEDVIGVIRAGARGYVTKNISGTELVDAISRVADGDAVFSPRLAGFVLDAFSGAIDIASVDEDLDRLSQREREVLRLIARGYAYKEVARELFISVKTVETHVSSVLRKLQLSNRHELTRWATDRRLV, from the coding sequence ATGACGCAGAGGCGAGTCGTCGTGGTGGACGACCACGACATGTTCCGGGCCGGCGTGCGCAGCGAGATCGGCGCCGCGGTGGAGATCGTCGGCGAGGGATCCGACGTGGACACCGCGGTGAAGGCGATCGTGACCACCGAGCCGGACGTCGTACTGCTCGACGTCCACCTGCCCGGCGGCGGTGGCACCGAGGTGATGAAGCAGGTCCACCAGCGGCACCCCGAGGTGAAGTTCCTCGCGTTGTCGGTGTCGGACGCGGCCGAGGACGTGATCGGCGTCATCCGGGCCGGCGCCCGCGGGTACGTGACCAAGAACATCAGCGGTACCGAGCTGGTCGACGCGATCAGCCGGGTGGCCGACGGCGACGCGGTGTTCTCGCCGCGGCTGGCCGGGTTCGTCCTGGACGCGTTCTCCGGCGCGATCGACATCGCGTCGGTGGACGAGGACCTGGACCGGCTGTCCCAGCGGGAGCGCGAGGTGCTCCGGCTGATCGCCCGCGGGTACGCGTACAAGGAGGTGGCGCGCGAGCTGTTCATCTCGGTGAAGACGGTCGAGACGCACGTCTCCTCGGTCCTGCGCAAGCTCCAGCTGTCCAACCGGCACGAGCTGACCCGCTGGGCCACCGACCGCCGGCTGGTCTGA
- a CDS encoding aminopeptidase C has protein sequence MERNLTAEQLALFEKEFASNPQYRVMQNAVTETPVAKIAVDRQVVTSMDHSVSNLLDDWKVTNQKKSGRCWLFAGLNLLRVGAADKLGVKDFEFSQNYLLFWDKFERANFFLEAITETADRDVDDRTVAHLLSDPIGDGGQWNMFVALVRKHGLVPKTAMPETESSSATAQMNDTLRKLLRQGARDLRALDSVEARRARKGELLTTIHRVLSIHLGTPPQKFLWQWKDSDKGFHRDGWTTPAEFAAEYVTLPVDEYVCLVHDPRESSPTGRTFTVDYLGNVIDAPPVVYLNVEIDLMKQLTQDAIVGGEPVWFGCDVGKQMSADLGFWDAKLYDYEAVYDTEFTLDKAERLLHHETLMTHAMLFTGVDVVDGQPRRWRVENSWGDEKADNGFWTMNDSWYGEHVFEIAVRKSALPADLQARLEEAPIVLPAWDPMGALAD, from the coding sequence ATGGAGCGGAATCTCACTGCCGAACAGCTCGCGCTCTTCGAGAAGGAGTTCGCGTCGAACCCGCAGTACCGGGTGATGCAGAACGCCGTCACGGAGACCCCGGTCGCCAAGATCGCCGTCGACCGTCAGGTCGTCACCTCGATGGACCATTCGGTGTCCAACCTGCTGGACGACTGGAAGGTCACCAACCAGAAGAAGAGCGGCCGCTGCTGGCTGTTCGCCGGCCTCAACCTGCTCCGGGTCGGTGCGGCGGACAAGCTCGGCGTGAAGGACTTCGAGTTCTCCCAGAACTACCTGCTGTTCTGGGACAAGTTCGAGCGGGCCAACTTCTTCCTCGAGGCGATCACCGAGACCGCGGACCGCGACGTCGACGACCGGACCGTCGCGCACCTGCTGTCCGACCCGATCGGCGACGGCGGCCAGTGGAACATGTTCGTCGCGCTGGTCCGCAAGCACGGCCTGGTGCCGAAGACCGCGATGCCGGAGACCGAGAGCTCCTCGGCGACCGCGCAGATGAACGACACCCTTCGCAAGCTGCTCCGCCAAGGTGCCCGTGACCTGCGCGCCCTGGACAGCGTCGAAGCACGCCGGGCCCGCAAGGGTGAGCTGCTGACCACGATCCACCGCGTGCTGAGCATCCACCTCGGTACCCCGCCGCAGAAGTTCCTGTGGCAGTGGAAGGACAGCGACAAGGGCTTCCACCGCGACGGCTGGACCACGCCGGCCGAGTTCGCCGCGGAGTACGTCACCCTCCCGGTCGACGAGTACGTCTGCCTGGTCCACGACCCGCGCGAATCCTCGCCGACCGGCCGCACGTTCACCGTCGACTACCTGGGCAACGTGATCGACGCCCCGCCGGTGGTCTACCTGAACGTCGAGATCGACCTGATGAAGCAGCTCACCCAGGACGCCATCGTCGGCGGCGAGCCGGTCTGGTTCGGCTGCGACGTCGGCAAGCAGATGTCCGCGGACCTCGGCTTCTGGGACGCGAAGCTGTACGACTACGAGGCCGTCTACGACACCGAGTTCACCCTGGACAAGGCCGAGCGCCTGCTCCACCACGAAACCCTGATGACCCACGCGATGCTCTTCACCGGCGTCGACGTGGTCGACGGCCAACCGCGCCGCTGGCGAGTCGAGAACAGCTGGGGCGACGAGAAGGCCGACAACGGCTTCTGGACCATGAACGACTCCTGGTACGGCGAACACGTCTTCGAAATCGCCGTCCGCAAGTCCGCCCTCCCCGCAGACCTCCAAGCCCGCCTGGAAGAAGCCCCCATCGTCCTCCCCGCCTGGGACCCCATGGGCGCCCTCGCCGACTGA
- a CDS encoding MafI family immunity protein, with protein sequence MRYRTEIESLLADSPLTDPEVVESVRELVVAGEFALAFDTICSWIYEDDLCISSSYFDRLLNASKVMGSERLIENIRTLVDARENYPAEKEHLTAYLIEE encoded by the coding sequence ATGCGCTACAGAACTGAAATCGAAAGTCTGTTGGCAGACTCTCCGCTCACCGATCCCGAGGTCGTCGAGAGCGTACGAGAACTAGTTGTAGCCGGTGAGTTCGCGCTCGCCTTCGACACGATCTGCTCGTGGATCTACGAGGACGACCTGTGCATCAGCTCCTCGTACTTCGACAGGCTGCTGAACGCCTCGAAGGTGATGGGCTCGGAGCGTCTGATCGAGAACATACGAACGCTGGTTGATGCGCGAGAGAACTACCCAGCCGAGAAGGAGCACCTTACTGCTTACCTGATCGAAGAGTAG